From a single Octopus sinensis linkage group LG5, ASM634580v1, whole genome shotgun sequence genomic region:
- the LOC115212104 gene encoding general transcription factor II-I repeat domain-containing protein 2-like, with translation MQFVFKKKAVEKERATRASFHVANLLAKKGKPFTDGELIKKCLNEVAKEMCPENVDLFSAISLSANTVARRVEHIERNIKSQLKDKASKFVCFSVALDESIDVSDTSQLLLFIRGINANFEITEELVSVHSMHGTITGIDIFREVEKSVAEYNLEWKKLKCITTDGGRNMCGTKKGLVGQINKVIENSGGLKPLVLHCILHQQALCGKHLDLPSVLDPVISTVNYIRSHGLKHRQFRDFLEEMNAEFPDLPYYTSVRWLSYGKILARFFELRTEIEIFLNEKNHSQVFAQRQ, from the coding sequence ATGCAGTTTGTTTTCAAGAAGAAGgctgtagaaaaagagagagcaacaAGAGCAAGCTTCCATGTTGCTAACCTTTTGGCGAAGAAAGGTAAGCCATTTACAGATGGTGAACTTATTAAAAAGTGCTTGAATGAGGTAGCTAAGGAAATGTGTCCAGAAAACGTAGATTTATTTTCCGCAATTAGTCTTTCTGCGAACACTGTTGCTCGTAGGGTTgaacatattgaaagaaatattaaatcacagCTAAaagacaaagccagcaagtttgtaTGCTTTTCTGTTGCACTTGATGAGTCAATTGATGTATCAGACACATCCCAATTGTTATTGTTCATCAGAGGAATAAATGCCAATTTTGAGATTACTGAGGAACTTGTATCTGTGCACAGCATGCATGGAACAATAACAGgcatagatatttttagagaagtGGAAAAGTCAGTGGCTGAGTATAATTTGGAATGGAAAAAACTAAAATGCATAACAACAGATGGTGGCAGAAATATGTGTGGAACCAAAAAGGGCTTAGTTGGGCAAATTAACAAAGTAATTGAGAATTCCGGTGGATTGAAACCTTTGGTATTGCATTGTATTCTTCATCAGCAAGCACTGTGTGGAAAGCATCTTGATTTACCATCTGTATTAGATCCTGTGATTTCCACTGTTAACTACATAAGATCTCATGGACTCAAACATCGCCAATTTCGTGATTTCTTGGAGGAAATGAATGCTGAGTTTCCAGACCTACCTTACTATACTTCAGTAAGATGGCTTAGCTATGGAAAAATTCTGGCTAGATTTTTTGAGCTTCgaactgaaattgaaatatttttaaatgagaaaaaccaTTCACAGGTGTTTGCTCAAAGACAGTGA